A stretch of the Saprospiraceae bacterium genome encodes the following:
- a CDS encoding lytic transglycosylase domain-containing protein, with translation MEKPVWIKLSLVAGGMLLGALAVFILHSSEDLPFNNRYDPLPQTIHPIKLADKYDFAGENIPIDYFDVSERLERELLLNSYMHSHTLLHIKLAQRFFPLFERIFAEQGIPDDMKYLAVAESSLRNAVSYAGAKGIWQFKEEAAKELDLEVNAFVDERNHPEKASLAACKYLRKMKERFGTWTLAAAAYNMGPTALQKALAEQKENNYYDLNLSEETNRYVFRIVAMKEIMANPEKFGFFIRKNECYPELTKYDLVTVSTSIPDLADFAHEHNITYRQLKLYNPWLIKSELQITPGKQYEIKIPK, from the coding sequence ATGGAAAAACCGGTTTGGATTAAACTAAGTCTAGTTGCTGGAGGGATGCTCTTGGGAGCACTGGCAGTATTCATTTTACACAGCTCAGAGGATTTACCTTTTAATAATCGCTACGATCCCCTTCCACAAACGATTCATCCGATTAAATTGGCAGATAAGTATGACTTCGCAGGAGAAAACATCCCTATAGATTATTTTGATGTGTCGGAGCGATTGGAACGCGAGTTATTGCTAAATAGCTATATGCACAGTCACACCTTGTTGCATATTAAACTGGCCCAGCGTTTTTTTCCACTATTCGAACGGATTTTTGCAGAACAAGGAATTCCGGATGATATGAAATACCTGGCCGTTGCAGAAAGCTCCTTGCGAAATGCAGTATCCTATGCAGGAGCAAAAGGAATCTGGCAATTTAAAGAAGAAGCCGCCAAAGAATTGGATCTCGAAGTAAATGCCTTTGTTGACGAACGAAATCATCCGGAAAAAGCCAGCCTGGCTGCTTGTAAATATTTACGAAAAATGAAAGAGCGTTTTGGCACCTGGACATTGGCTGCAGCTGCTTACAACATGGGACCCACTGCGCTACAAAAAGCATTGGCCGAACAAAAAGAAAACAATTATTACGACCTTAATTTAAGCGAAGAAACGAATCGATATGTTTTTCGTATCGTTGCCATGAAGGAAATTATGGCAAATCCTGAAAAATTTGGATTCTTCATTCGCAAAAATGAATGCTACCCCGAATTAACAAAGTATGATTTAGTAACGGTAAGCACTTCCATTCCAGATTTGGCAGATTTTGCTCATGAACACAACATTACCTATCGCCAATTAAAATTGTATAATCCATGGTTAATAAAATCTGAATTACAGATTACACCCGGTAAACAATATGAAATAAAAATTCCTAAATAA
- a CDS encoding GH3 auxin-responsive promoter family protein, producing the protein MSQLLNVLWSQYLKLPRSEMKKFMEFPIEVQSNQLKKIVKTTEHTEWGIRYGFSKYKKTSDWKNMLPLQDYESIKHDIHRMMTGEQNVLWPGRIKYYAKSSGTTSDKSKYIPITDPNHKDCHTKGGWRLLAAIYDNVKDCKIIEGKSILLSGSYSSDLKEFPGSTVGDVSAIIYQRINPLAVNRLFPEKEIALLPDFEKKLDLIAKESIHADIRMVAGTPTWAVVLFKKILEQTGKQHMLEVWPKMQVFVHGAVSFVPYREPFREFFPSDTFTYIETYNASEGYFAVQNDKSSHDMLLLLDNGVFYEFIPMEEWDKEHPKTIFLEEVELDKNYAMVITTNSGLFRYKIGDTVKFTQKYPYKIVITGRTKQFINVFGEEVMVANTDAALTATCNEFGVKMVEYTVAPVFLTASGKGGHEWIIEFENDPKDPDAFANALDNNLKKVNSDYEAKRYHDLALERLKLSIAPKSTFFNWMKSRNKIGAQQKVPRLANHRDYLDELKKFI; encoded by the coding sequence ATGAGTCAGCTTCTTAATGTCTTATGGAGTCAATATCTGAAACTTCCACGTTCAGAAATGAAGAAATTCATGGAATTTCCTATTGAAGTCCAAAGTAATCAATTAAAAAAAATAGTCAAAACAACCGAACATACTGAATGGGGCATTCGATACGGATTTAGTAAGTATAAAAAAACTTCAGACTGGAAAAATATGCTTCCATTGCAAGATTATGAAAGCATAAAACATGATATTCATCGGATGATGACCGGAGAACAAAATGTGTTATGGCCAGGGCGAATAAAATATTATGCAAAGTCATCCGGTACCACCAGCGATAAAAGTAAATACATTCCTATAACCGATCCCAATCATAAAGATTGTCACACCAAAGGAGGATGGAGATTGCTTGCAGCTATTTATGACAATGTCAAAGATTGTAAAATTATAGAAGGCAAGAGTATTTTACTTTCAGGAAGCTACAGCTCCGATTTAAAAGAGTTTCCTGGAAGTACGGTAGGTGATGTCTCTGCGATTATTTATCAACGGATTAATCCACTTGCAGTAAATCGGCTGTTTCCAGAAAAAGAAATCGCGCTGCTTCCGGATTTTGAAAAAAAACTGGATCTCATTGCCAAAGAAAGCATCCATGCAGACATTAGAATGGTAGCCGGAACACCCACCTGGGCTGTTGTTTTGTTTAAAAAAATATTAGAGCAAACCGGGAAACAACACATGCTTGAAGTCTGGCCTAAAATGCAGGTTTTTGTGCATGGTGCTGTAAGCTTTGTTCCTTATCGTGAACCCTTTCGTGAGTTTTTTCCTTCAGATACATTTACCTATATTGAAACATACAATGCATCTGAAGGCTATTTTGCAGTGCAAAATGACAAATCAAGTCATGATATGTTATTGTTGTTGGACAATGGGGTATTTTATGAATTTATTCCAATGGAAGAATGGGATAAAGAACATCCAAAAACAATTTTTCTTGAAGAGGTGGAATTGGACAAAAATTATGCAATGGTCATTACCACCAATTCCGGTTTGTTTCGATATAAAATTGGAGATACTGTAAAATTTACACAAAAGTATCCCTACAAAATTGTGATAACAGGTCGTACCAAACAGTTTATTAATGTTTTTGGTGAAGAAGTCATGGTTGCAAATACCGACGCAGCTTTGACCGCAACCTGCAATGAATTTGGAGTCAAGATGGTTGAATATACAGTTGCTCCTGTATTTTTAACTGCCTCCGGCAAAGGAGGACATGAATGGATCATTGAATTTGAAAATGACCCAAAAGATCCAGATGCATTTGCCAATGCATTGGATAATAATTTGAAAAAGGTCAATTCAGATTATGAAGCGAAACGATATCATGATCTGGCTCTCGAACGATTAAAATTATCAATAGCTCCCAAATCAACTTTTTTTAATTGGATGAAATCCCGAAACAAAATCGGCGCACAACAAAAAGTACCCAGACTAGCCAATCATAGGGATTACCTGGATGAATTGAAAAAATTTATCTAA
- a CDS encoding ABC transporter permease, with protein MFSAVYHFGRYIQWLGQAFHKPERYSMYWKETLRQMNSIGIGSVVIVGIISIFIGAVTAVQFAYQMGDSLIPRYYVGYIVRDMTIIELAPTFSCMLLAGKVGSNLAAELGGMRQKEHIDAMEIMGVNTASYLLQPKVIAALIVIPMLVCIGAFISIIGGYLAVVPTNWFSHAEYIRGLRSFFVPYNVWMMFVKAIVFAFILTTVPCYQGYFVKGGSIELGDASTRAVVYSNILILLSDYIIAMLMTS; from the coding sequence ATGTTTTCAGCTGTTTATCATTTTGGGAGATATATCCAATGGTTGGGACAAGCCTTTCATAAACCGGAGCGCTATTCCATGTATTGGAAGGAAACTCTTCGGCAGATGAATAGCATCGGCATCGGGTCGGTTGTCATCGTTGGAATCATTTCAATTTTTATCGGTGCAGTTACAGCTGTCCAATTTGCTTACCAAATGGGGGATTCCCTGATCCCAAGATATTATGTTGGTTACATCGTTCGCGACATGACGATAATTGAATTGGCACCAACCTTTTCTTGCATGCTGTTGGCTGGTAAAGTCGGATCCAATCTTGCAGCTGAACTTGGAGGCATGCGTCAAAAAGAACATATCGACGCCATGGAAATCATGGGGGTTAATACAGCGTCTTACTTATTACAACCCAAAGTCATCGCTGCATTGATTGTCATACCAATGTTGGTATGCATTGGTGCTTTTATTAGTATTATAGGTGGTTATCTTGCGGTGGTTCCTACCAATTGGTTTTCACATGCAGAGTATATCCGGGGATTGCGTTCATTTTTTGTGCCCTATAATGTGTGGATGATGTTTGTCAAAGCCATTGTCTTTGCATTTATTTTAACCACAGTGCCATGCTATCAGGGTTATTTTGTAAAAGGGGGAAGCATTGAATTAGGGGATGCCAGTACCAGAGCCGTTGTGTATTCCAATATTCTCATTTTACTTTCCGATTATATCATTGCTATGTTGATGACTTCATGA
- a CDS encoding M2 family metallopeptidase, giving the protein MKLQITAIAILAICSCKPTVQTPVAPPVKEEVQTFLDSYNTEFQKLYTIASEAEWISQTHIVEGDTTNATRTKAANEALAKFTGSEENINACKKYLALKDSLETLQITQLETILYAAGDNPAIAKELVAQRIAAGTAQTEKMYGFKFQLNGKEVDPNKIDDILKSNTNLKERLAAWNASKEVGKELKPGLINLRDLRNKTVQAIGYSDYFNYQVSEYGMDADQMMVDCRNMIRDAWPLYRELHTYARYELAKKYKEKNVPDLLPAHWLPNRWGQDWSALVDVEGFDLDKIIKAKGDKWCVEQAERFYVSLGFDSLPETFYQKSDLYALAPGTQYKKNTHASAWHLDLNQDVRSLMSIEANSEWYETTHHELGHIYYYLEYAKPGIPFVLRKGANRAYHEAIGSMMGLAAMQKPFLQNLGLVDEKTKIDQTQILLKEALNYIVFIPWSAGVMTHFEHDLYHNNLSPEQWNKSWWEYVQKFQGIAPPAARDEIYCDAATKTHINDDAAQYYDYALSFVLLFQMHDHIAQTILKQEPQATNYFGNKEIGKFLHHILSKGATEDWKKLLKDNTGEDLNAKAMLRYFEPLMVYLKEINKGRNYTLPESI; this is encoded by the coding sequence ATGAAACTTCAAATCACGGCCATCGCCATTCTGGCTATCTGCTCATGTAAACCAACTGTTCAGACACCTGTTGCTCCTCCAGTCAAAGAGGAAGTACAGACCTTTTTAGATAGCTATAATACAGAATTTCAAAAATTATATACCATCGCATCTGAAGCAGAGTGGATATCCCAAACACATATAGTTGAAGGAGATACAACCAATGCCACTCGCACCAAAGCAGCCAATGAAGCATTAGCAAAATTTACCGGGAGTGAAGAAAATATCAACGCGTGTAAAAAATATTTAGCATTGAAAGATTCCTTGGAAACACTGCAAATAACGCAGCTAGAAACTATTTTGTATGCTGCAGGTGATAATCCCGCCATTGCAAAAGAATTGGTCGCACAACGAATCGCTGCGGGTACTGCTCAAACTGAAAAAATGTATGGGTTTAAATTTCAATTGAACGGAAAGGAAGTAGACCCAAATAAAATTGATGATATTCTGAAATCAAATACCAATTTAAAAGAACGACTCGCTGCCTGGAATGCAAGTAAAGAAGTTGGAAAGGAATTAAAACCGGGTTTAATCAATCTCCGGGATCTTAGAAATAAAACGGTACAGGCGATTGGATATTCTGATTATTTTAATTATCAGGTTTCAGAATATGGCATGGATGCAGATCAGATGATGGTTGATTGTCGAAACATGATTCGGGATGCCTGGCCCTTATATCGGGAATTGCATACCTATGCACGTTACGAACTTGCAAAAAAATACAAAGAAAAAAATGTACCGGACTTGTTGCCGGCACATTGGCTTCCAAATCGTTGGGGACAGGATTGGTCTGCACTGGTTGATGTGGAAGGATTTGATCTTGATAAAATCATAAAAGCCAAAGGAGATAAATGGTGTGTTGAACAAGCAGAACGTTTTTATGTAAGTCTTGGTTTTGACAGTCTACCGGAAACATTTTATCAAAAATCTGATCTCTATGCGTTGGCTCCCGGGACGCAATACAAAAAGAATACACATGCATCTGCATGGCATTTGGATCTCAATCAAGACGTTCGTTCTTTAATGAGCATTGAAGCCAATTCCGAATGGTATGAAACCACGCATCATGAATTAGGTCATATCTACTATTATTTAGAATATGCAAAACCTGGTATTCCATTTGTATTGCGCAAAGGAGCCAATCGCGCGTATCATGAAGCAATTGGAAGCATGATGGGTTTAGCTGCGATGCAAAAACCCTTTCTCCAAAATCTGGGCTTGGTAGATGAAAAAACAAAAATTGATCAAACACAAATTTTACTAAAAGAAGCCTTAAACTACATTGTGTTTATTCCATGGAGTGCCGGTGTGATGACACATTTTGAACACGATTTATATCATAACAATTTGTCTCCAGAACAATGGAATAAAAGTTGGTGGGAATATGTCCAAAAGTTTCAGGGAATTGCTCCTCCTGCTGCGCGTGATGAAATCTATTGTGATGCTGCAACGAAAACACATATCAATGATGATGCAGCTCAATATTATGATTATGCATTGTCCTTTGTGCTTTTATTTCAAATGCACGACCATATAGCTCAAACTATATTAAAGCAAGAGCCACAGGCTACTAATTATTTTGGAAATAAAGAAATTGGTAAATTCTTACACCACATTCTTTCAAAAGGTGCAACTGAAGACTGGAAAAAATTATTGAAAGACAATACAGGAGAGGATTTAAATGCAAAAGCGATGTTGCGCTATTTTGAACCACTAATGGTTTATTTAAAAGAAATTAATAAAGGAAGAAATTATACCCTTCCGGAATCTATTTAA
- a CDS encoding ATP-binding cassette domain-containing protein → MIRAEHIFKNFNEQVVLNDVSCTFVQGKANLIIGRSGAGKTVLLKILIGLIKPSAGNVFYDQIDFYSLNKQQTRELRMQIGMLFQGSALFDSMNVEDNIRFPLDMFSTMTRKEKDKRVDYCLERVNLTGNNKKYPSELSGGMQKRVGIARAIVLKPKYLFCDEPNSGLDPKTSLVIDELIYAITKEENIITVINTHDMNSVMEIGDNIILIHEGQLAWTGTKEEVLSSKNEILQGFIFASPFLQRLKAKMSM, encoded by the coding sequence ATGATACGAGCTGAACACATCTTTAAAAATTTTAACGAACAGGTTGTACTCAATGATGTGTCATGCACATTTGTACAAGGCAAAGCCAATTTGATTATTGGTCGGTCCGGTGCAGGAAAAACAGTACTGCTAAAAATATTGATCGGATTGATTAAGCCAAGTGCTGGAAATGTATTTTATGATCAAATTGATTTTTATTCCTTAAATAAACAACAAACTCGTGAATTGCGAATGCAAATTGGCATGTTGTTTCAAGGGTCTGCATTGTTTGATTCTATGAATGTGGAAGATAATATTCGATTTCCTTTGGATATGTTTTCCACCATGACACGTAAAGAAAAAGACAAACGCGTTGACTATTGTCTCGAACGGGTAAACCTTACCGGAAATAATAAAAAATATCCCTCGGAGTTATCGGGTGGTATGCAAAAACGGGTAGGAATTGCTAGAGCCATTGTGTTAAAACCAAAATATTTATTTTGCGATGAACCCAATTCCGGATTGGATCCAAAAACATCTCTGGTTATCGATGAATTGATTTATGCAATTACCAAAGAGGAAAATATAATTACTGTAATCAATACCCATGACATGAACAGTGTAATGGAAATTGGTGATAATATCATTTTAATTCATGAAGGTCAATTAGCCTGGACCGGTACGAAGGAAGAAGTATTAAGCAGTAAGAATGAAATATTACAGGGATTTATTTTTGCCTCTCCATTTTTACAAAGGTTGAAAGCAAAAATGAGCATGTAA
- a CDS encoding PspC domain-containing protein yields MNKIHNINVGGFPFAVNEDAYFKLDQYLVQLDRHFSKSEGHHEIMGDIESRIAELFKEYMKGMSIVTLQHVEQMIQVMGTEERFEGQPEYEEPRTSTYGEYSLGKRLFRDPYDKKISGVCSGIAHYIGIDDPVWVRLTFVLLGFAGFGIVTYLILMLIVPEAVTAADRLAMKGKPINIHNIANKVEEEIDDLTDRFDEWRDKWRKKRRR; encoded by the coding sequence ATGAACAAAATACATAACATCAATGTCGGAGGCTTTCCATTTGCAGTCAATGAAGATGCCTATTTCAAATTAGATCAATACCTGGTTCAGCTGGATCGCCATTTTTCAAAATCGGAAGGCCATCATGAAATCATGGGGGATATTGAATCCCGGATTGCAGAACTTTTTAAAGAATACATGAAAGGCATGTCGATTGTAACCCTTCAGCATGTTGAGCAAATGATTCAAGTCATGGGAACAGAAGAACGTTTTGAAGGTCAGCCAGAATATGAAGAACCCCGGACTTCGACATATGGTGAATACAGTCTAGGTAAACGACTATTTAGAGATCCTTACGATAAAAAAATCTCCGGTGTTTGTTCTGGAATTGCACATTATATAGGTATTGATGATCCGGTTTGGGTGAGATTGACCTTTGTTTTATTAGGTTTTGCCGGATTTGGAATAGTGACCTATCTGATCTTGATGCTTATTGTTCCTGAAGCAGTTACCGCTGCAGATCGCCTTGCAATGAAAGGTAAACCCATCAATATTCACAATATCGCAAATAAGGTAGAAGAAGAAATCGATGATTTAACAGATCGTTTTGACGAGTGGCGGGATAAGTGGCGCAAGAAACGGCGTCGCTAA
- a CDS encoding aldehyde dehydrogenase, producing the protein MQFIENFINGSYCAPADSAYLDNVNPATGLIISKIPRSNKNDVDRAVQAAKVAFPAWSACPQEQRFLILNKIAEGIESNLTALAQAETNDTGKAISHSLQIDIPRAASNFRFFATAAMQFASEAHEMPNRAINYTLRQAIGIVGCISPWNLPLYLFTWKIAPALATGNCVIAKPSELSPTTAYLLGKICKEAGLPDGVLNIIHGFGTEAGEAIIQHPEIKAISFTGGTKTGNHIATQVAPRFKKLSLELGGKNPCLVFADCDYEHTLKQVVRLAFSNSGQICLCGSRILIEESIYDRFKADFLGKVAKMLPSDPLDSDCKMGSLISKDHLNKVLSYIELAKQEGGTILTGGNQIKLAGRCEGGAFIKPCVIEGLGPACRTNMEEIFGPVVTIQSFKSDEEALTLANASDYGLASTIWTTNLNRAHRMAEQIHTGIVWINCWLLRDLRTPFGGMNDSGVGREGGFEAMRFFTEPKNVCINYNSNPI; encoded by the coding sequence ATGCAGTTTATTGAAAATTTTATTAATGGATCGTATTGTGCCCCTGCGGATTCAGCGTATTTAGACAATGTGAATCCGGCTACCGGATTAATCATTTCAAAAATTCCAAGAAGTAATAAAAATGATGTAGACAGGGCCGTCCAGGCAGCAAAAGTTGCATTTCCAGCTTGGTCTGCATGCCCTCAGGAACAGCGCTTTCTAATTCTCAACAAAATTGCAGAAGGCATTGAATCCAATTTAACAGCATTAGCACAGGCTGAAACGAATGATACAGGCAAAGCAATCAGCCACTCATTACAAATCGATATTCCAAGAGCTGCATCCAATTTTAGATTTTTTGCTACAGCTGCCATGCAATTTGCCTCGGAAGCTCATGAGATGCCGAATCGTGCGATTAATTATACGCTCAGACAAGCCATTGGCATCGTGGGCTGTATCTCTCCTTGGAATTTACCACTCTATCTTTTTACATGGAAAATTGCTCCCGCACTCGCTACCGGAAATTGCGTAATTGCAAAACCCTCTGAATTGAGTCCGACAACTGCCTATCTTTTGGGTAAAATTTGTAAAGAAGCCGGTTTGCCGGATGGCGTTTTAAATATTATTCATGGTTTTGGTACAGAAGCTGGTGAAGCCATTATTCAACATCCAGAAATAAAAGCGATTTCATTTACCGGTGGAACAAAAACCGGAAACCACATTGCAACACAGGTAGCTCCGCGATTTAAAAAACTAAGTCTTGAATTAGGGGGTAAAAATCCTTGTCTGGTCTTTGCTGATTGTGATTATGAACACACCCTGAAGCAAGTCGTCCGTTTGGCATTTTCCAATAGCGGACAAATTTGTCTATGTGGCAGTAGAATATTAATTGAAGAAAGTATTTACGACCGATTTAAAGCAGATTTTCTTGGGAAGGTAGCTAAAATGTTGCCTTCAGATCCTTTGGATTCTGATTGTAAAATGGGTTCCCTGATATCAAAGGATCATTTGAATAAAGTATTAAGTTATATTGAATTGGCAAAACAGGAAGGTGGGACCATTTTAACTGGAGGAAATCAAATTAAATTAGCTGGGAGGTGTGAAGGAGGAGCCTTTATAAAACCTTGTGTAATTGAAGGCTTGGGACCTGCATGCCGGACCAACATGGAAGAAATCTTTGGGCCTGTGGTTACCATACAATCCTTTAAATCGGATGAAGAAGCACTGACGCTTGCCAATGCGAGTGACTACGGATTGGCATCGACTATTTGGACAACTAATTTGAATCGGGCACACCGTATGGCCGAACAAATTCATACGGGCATTGTTTGGATTAATTGTTGGTTGTTACGGGATTTACGAACTCCTTTTGGAGGGATGAATGATTCCGGTGTAGGTAGAGAAGGTGGATTTGAAGCCATGCGTTTTTTTACCGAACCTAAAAATGTTTGTATCAATTATAATTCAAACCCCATTTAA
- a CDS encoding PadR family transcriptional regulator has product MKIENAIAQMKKGVLDLCILSIINEEEAYPSDMINRLKSADLIVVEGTLYPILSRLKNSGLLEYHWKESNAGPPRKYFTITEEGKQALNVLLQSWHQFVQSVNQSIKIIKTENEQNT; this is encoded by the coding sequence ATGAAAATTGAAAATGCCATCGCACAAATGAAAAAAGGAGTCCTGGATCTTTGCATTCTTTCCATTATCAATGAAGAAGAAGCTTACCCTTCTGATATGATAAATCGCTTAAAATCAGCTGATTTGATCGTAGTTGAAGGCACCCTTTACCCAATTTTAAGCAGGTTGAAAAATAGCGGACTGCTGGAATACCATTGGAAAGAATCCAATGCCGGACCACCCAGAAAGTACTTTACCATTACGGAAGAAGGGAAACAAGCTTTAAATGTGTTGCTGCAAAGCTGGCATCAGTTTGTACAAAGTGTTAATCAATCTATTAAAATTATAAAAACTGAAAATGAACAAAATACATAA